A genomic stretch from Diprion similis isolate iyDipSimi1 chromosome 1, iyDipSimi1.1, whole genome shotgun sequence includes:
- the LOC124404543 gene encoding tetraspanin-5 isoform X3, whose translation MPVRKYRRDTSEVSCCLKYVIFGFNVLFWLLGLGIMAVGVWAWTEKDTFNNLSRLTNVALDPAFILILIGTVTFIIGFTGCVGALRENTCLLAAYAVFLALLLLSEMTAGILGFVFKDWIKSQATGGFQAFIIHYREDPDQQNLIDWIQEDWLQCCGIEGPKDWDRNNYFNCSSSEIGSREACGVPFSCCKRKPNEIIKNKQCGYDVRKPGYPGERSIFERGCLRAGEEWVELNLVPVAGAAVGVMVLQNFDVTKVINDKGCVLAGEEWMERNLLAIASSAVCTAFAQILGICFAQNLRADIFAQKAKWH comes from the exons CTCCTTGGCCTCGGCATCATGGCAGTCGGGGTTTGGGCCTGGACGGAAAAGGATACTTTCAACAACTTGTCTCGACTTACGAACGTCGCACTTGATCCGGCGTTCATTTTGATACTAATCg gtACAGTGACGTTCATCATCGGATTCACAGGATGCGTTGGCGCCTTGAGGGAAAACACCTGTTTACTCGCTGCG TATGCGGTATTTTTGGCGCTGTTACTTCTGTCGGAAATGACAGCTGGCATATTGGGATTCGTCTTTAAAGATTGG ATCAAGTCACAGGCCACGGGTGGATTTCAAGCTTTCATAATCCACTACAGAGAAGATCCTGATCAACAGAATCTGATCGATTGGATCCAGGAGGACTGG TTGCAGTGTTGCGGAATCGAGGGCCCCAAGGACTGGGACCGAAACAACTACTTCAACTGCTCGTCGAGTGAGATTGGGTCGAGAGAAGCATGCGGTGTGCCTTTTAGCTGCTGCAAGCGAAAACCAAAC GAGATTATCAAGAACAAACAGTGTGGATACGACGTGCGAAAGCCCGGCTAT CCAGGGGAAAGAAGTATCTTTGAAAGAGGGTGCCTAAGGGCCGGCGAAGAGTGGGTCGAGTTGAACCTCGTCCCCGTTGCCGGCGCCGCCGTTGGTGTTATGGTCCTCCAG aattttgacgTAACCAAGGTGATCAATGATAAAGGATGCGTTCTGGCTGGCGAAGAATGGATGGAGAGGAATCTACTTGCCATTGCCAGCAGTGCTGTTTGCACGGCTTTCGCTCAG atACTGGGCATCTGTTTCGCGCAAAATCTACGGGCGGACATATTTGCCCAGAAGGCTAAATGGCATTGA